A section of the Bryobacteraceae bacterium genome encodes:
- the ptps gene encoding 6-carboxy-5,6,7,8-tetrahydropterin synthase: MEIFKEFTFEAAHRLPNLPPEHKCSRLHGHSFHVRICVSGPVGEQSGWVMDFGDIKAACQPVIDELDHRYLNEIEGLENPTSERIAEWLWRRIRPRLPQLSAIEVRETCTSGCRYRGE; the protein is encoded by the coding sequence ATGGAGATCTTCAAGGAGTTCACGTTTGAGGCCGCGCACCGGCTGCCGAACCTGCCGCCGGAGCACAAGTGTTCGCGCCTGCACGGCCATTCTTTCCACGTGCGGATCTGCGTCAGCGGACCGGTGGGCGAGCAGTCAGGCTGGGTGATGGACTTCGGCGACATCAAGGCCGCCTGCCAGCCGGTGATCGACGAGCTCGACCACCGCTACCTGAACGAGATCGAAGGACTCGAGAACCCCACCAGCGAGCGCATCGCCGAATGGCTGTGGCGGCGGATCCGGCCACGCCTGCCCCAACTGAGCGCCATCGAGGTGCGCGAGACCTGCACCTCGGGCTGCCGCTACCGCGGGGAGTAG
- a CDS encoding UPF0182 protein has protein sequence MARTTLVVILVLILVSARWIAGLAIEYQWWKEMRQVETWLQMLSYNLVPATLAALVAFAALWVAHARGMKHAGTGLRHHPVYAAISTVVLLLLGAFLAAATVDGWTIVRWAGSRGAPGGWQDPVFGHPLSFYFFDVPFYRVLLRFVLGTSLAAALVFWAAARFWELRSRTWFASEMGGPMEFDFGDLRGSFEARFLRAAAALFFVAWAVSILLGRYDLLFEDHGSLVGVDWTADNVSLPLAWLKSAAALAAAAAFLAGRFRWALVFPAVLIVGALLPPLFTALYVRPSEITIQRPYIERHIAATRAAYRLDRQAVETDFPAQLEAPIDRNKHRALFDNVRLWDWRAFHDTVTQIQALRPYYVFHDTDVDRYQIDGQLRQILVTPREIDVAQLPADARARWINPHFVYTHGYGMVAAEASRITSDGLPYLLIQDAPPVVRTKSLRLTRPEIYFGEVSHEPVFVHTKQPEFDYPSGSGNVETRYAGKGGFPISSMPLRVAAALRYGDWNIVLTSYLTPESRMIIRRKVRERLEALAEFILWDQDPYLVITRDGRLVWMVDGYTASASHPYSRALRISDAGVINYIRNSVKATVDAYDGEVRIYVFDEEDPILASYRRLFPKLFTPRSAMPADLRAHARYPETIFRIQAEIYRTYHMTDPEAFYNKEDVWDLARNLNSASGRPQPVTPTYIVAALPGSDTPEFLLMTTFTPRNKDNLIGLMVARCDGDALGELHFLQLSKQQLIFGPMQIEARINQDQIISKDLTLWNQQGSQVLRGQMLVLPVDNTLVYVEPIYIQAAEARMPQLKKVVVAMGNRLIYADTYEDALAQLTGQQAPPARPAEAPAAAPAAQPPAADESRKLLEEISRRLQRYRELMGQGRFADAGREIEAVERLAAGQKQP, from the coding sequence ATGGCCCGTACAACGCTTGTCGTCATCCTGGTCCTGATCCTGGTGAGCGCCCGCTGGATTGCGGGTCTGGCCATCGAATACCAGTGGTGGAAAGAAATGCGCCAGGTGGAGACCTGGCTGCAAATGCTGTCTTACAATCTGGTTCCGGCCACGCTGGCGGCGCTGGTGGCGTTTGCCGCGCTCTGGGTGGCGCACGCGCGCGGCATGAAACACGCCGGCACCGGGCTCCGGCATCATCCCGTCTACGCGGCCATCTCGACTGTCGTGCTCCTGCTGCTGGGCGCCTTCCTGGCCGCCGCCACCGTGGACGGCTGGACGATTGTGCGCTGGGCCGGCAGCCGCGGCGCTCCCGGCGGCTGGCAGGATCCGGTGTTCGGCCATCCGCTCAGTTTCTACTTCTTCGATGTGCCGTTTTATCGGGTACTGCTGCGCTTCGTGCTGGGCACGTCGCTGGCCGCCGCGCTCGTCTTCTGGGCCGCGGCGCGGTTCTGGGAGCTGCGCAGCCGCACGTGGTTCGCCAGTGAGATGGGCGGGCCGATGGAGTTTGACTTCGGCGACCTGCGCGGCTCATTTGAGGCGCGGTTCCTGCGCGCAGCGGCGGCGCTGTTCTTCGTGGCTTGGGCCGTCTCCATCCTGCTGGGCCGTTACGACCTGCTGTTTGAGGACCACGGGTCGCTGGTGGGGGTGGACTGGACAGCGGACAACGTCAGCCTGCCGCTGGCATGGCTGAAGTCCGCCGCAGCGCTCGCCGCGGCGGCCGCGTTTCTGGCCGGGCGCTTCCGCTGGGCGCTGGTGTTTCCGGCGGTGCTGATCGTGGGCGCGCTGCTACCGCCGCTGTTCACCGCCCTCTATGTCCGGCCCAGCGAGATCACCATCCAGCGGCCGTACATCGAACGCCACATCGCGGCAACGCGCGCCGCCTACCGGCTGGACCGCCAGGCGGTGGAGACCGACTTCCCGGCCCAACTGGAGGCGCCGATCGACCGCAACAAACACCGCGCGCTGTTCGACAACGTGCGGCTCTGGGACTGGCGGGCCTTCCACGACACGGTGACGCAGATCCAGGCCCTGCGGCCGTATTATGTCTTTCACGACACCGACGTCGACCGCTACCAGATCGATGGACAGTTGCGGCAGATCCTCGTGACGCCGCGCGAAATCGACGTGGCGCAACTGCCCGCAGACGCGCGCGCCCGCTGGATCAACCCGCATTTCGTCTACACTCACGGCTACGGCATGGTGGCGGCCGAGGCCTCCCGGATCACCAGTGACGGGCTCCCGTACCTGCTGATCCAGGATGCCCCGCCAGTGGTGCGCACGAAATCGCTCCGGCTGACGCGGCCGGAGATCTACTTCGGCGAAGTTTCGCACGAGCCCGTGTTCGTGCACACGAAGCAGCCGGAGTTTGATTATCCATCGGGCTCCGGCAACGTGGAGACGCGTTACGCGGGCAAGGGCGGATTCCCGATCTCCTCGATGCCGCTGCGCGTGGCCGCAGCGCTGCGTTACGGTGACTGGAACATCGTGCTGACGTCGTATCTGACGCCGGAAAGCCGGATGATCATTCGCCGCAAGGTGCGCGAGCGGCTGGAGGCGCTGGCCGAGTTCATCCTCTGGGATCAGGACCCGTATCTCGTCATCACCCGCGATGGGCGGCTCGTGTGGATGGTGGACGGCTACACGGCCAGTGCGTCGCACCCATATTCGCGGGCCCTGCGCATTTCCGACGCCGGCGTCATCAACTACATCCGCAACTCGGTCAAAGCCACGGTGGACGCTTACGACGGCGAGGTGCGGATCTATGTGTTCGACGAGGAGGACCCGATTCTGGCCTCCTACCGCAGGCTCTTCCCGAAACTGTTCACGCCCAGGAGCGCCATGCCGGCCGACCTGCGCGCCCATGCGCGCTATCCGGAGACGATCTTCCGCATCCAGGCCGAGATCTATCGCACATATCATATGACCGATCCGGAGGCCTTCTACAACAAGGAGGACGTCTGGGACCTGGCGCGGAACCTGAACAGCGCCTCCGGGCGTCCACAGCCGGTGACGCCGACCTACATCGTGGCGGCGCTGCCCGGCAGCGACACGCCGGAGTTCCTGCTGATGACCACGTTTACGCCGCGCAACAAGGACAACCTGATCGGGCTGATGGTGGCCCGTTGCGACGGCGACGCGCTGGGCGAACTGCACTTCCTCCAGCTCTCCAAGCAGCAGCTCATCTTCGGGCCGATGCAGATCGAGGCGCGCATCAACCAGGACCAGATCATCAGCAAGGACCTGACGCTGTGGAACCAGCAGGGCTCGCAGGTGCTGCGCGGGCAGATGCTGGTGCTTCCGGTGGATAACACGCTCGTCTATGTGGAGCCGATCTACATTCAGGCGGCCGAGGCGCGGATGCCGCAGCTCAAGAAAGTGGTCGTGGCAATGGGCAACCGGCTGATCTATGCCGACACGTACGAAGATGCGCTGGCGCAGCTCACCGGACAGCAGGCCCCGCCGGCGCGGCCCGCCGAAGCGCCGGCCGCGGCTCCGGCAGCCCAGCCGCCGGCCGCCGATGAGAGCCGCAAGCTGCTCGAGGAGATTTCACGGCGGCTCCAACGCTACCGGGAACTGATGGGGCAGGGCCGTTTCGCCGACGCCGGCCGGGAGATCGAGGCGGTGGAACGGCTGGCTGCGGGACAAAAGCAGCCGTAA
- a CDS encoding response regulator: MEERAGRKILVVDDDPGVRDVIRSMLESAGYQVLAAENGREAMKILKSARVDLILTDLVMPEQEGIETIKTLRRDYPDVKVIAMSGAFGGDYLRIASYLGAHGTLPKPIQMPALLKLIAETLGQEPGE, translated from the coding sequence ATGGAGGAGCGAGCCGGCAGAAAGATTCTTGTGGTCGATGACGACCCGGGCGTGCGCGACGTCATCCGCAGCATGCTCGAGTCGGCGGGCTACCAGGTGCTTGCCGCGGAGAACGGCAGGGAGGCAATGAAAATCCTCAAGAGCGCACGAGTCGACCTGATCCTCACCGACCTGGTGATGCCGGAGCAGGAGGGGATCGAAACGATCAAGACGCTGCGCCGCGATTACCCTGACGTGAAGGTGATCGCAATGAGCGGGGCCTTCGGCGGAGACTACCTGAGGATTGCGTCCTACCTGGGGGCGCATGGCACCCTGCCCAAGCCGATCCAGATGCCCGCCCTGCTAAAGCTGATCGCCGAAACGCTGGGCCAGGAGCCAGGAGAATGA
- a CDS encoding UPF0721 transmembrane protein, whose product MPQLEPWQWALGALCAFSVGLAKTGLPGLGILVVPMIVLTVGDARKAAAWLLPILCTADVFAVVYWRRHAAIGRLWSLAPWALAGMAGGAAALSIQERVLRPMVGAIVLIMLAAYLIRRRARNPAAVAPHPALYGIAAGFATTVANAAGPVMNLYLLSKRLPKEEFIATGAWFFFVINLTKIPIYAAHGLFSRQSLVFDLLMVPAVFAGALGGRRLVEHISPTMFEWLVVALTALSTWFLFR is encoded by the coding sequence ATGCCCCAACTGGAACCCTGGCAGTGGGCGCTTGGTGCCCTTTGCGCGTTTTCCGTCGGATTGGCCAAGACCGGCCTGCCCGGCCTCGGCATCCTCGTCGTCCCGATGATCGTGCTCACCGTCGGCGATGCCCGCAAGGCGGCCGCGTGGCTGCTGCCCATCCTTTGCACGGCAGACGTGTTCGCCGTCGTGTACTGGCGCCGCCACGCCGCCATCGGCCGTCTGTGGAGCCTCGCCCCGTGGGCGCTGGCCGGCATGGCTGGCGGCGCCGCCGCGCTCTCGATTCAGGAGCGCGTCCTGCGGCCGATGGTCGGCGCGATCGTGCTCATCATGCTGGCGGCGTATCTCATCCGGCGCCGGGCCCGGAACCCCGCCGCCGTCGCGCCGCACCCCGCGCTGTACGGCATCGCCGCGGGGTTTGCCACCACGGTGGCCAATGCCGCCGGACCGGTCATGAACCTGTACCTGCTCTCAAAGCGGCTCCCGAAGGAGGAATTCATCGCCACCGGAGCATGGTTCTTCTTCGTGATCAACCTCACGAAAATCCCCATCTACGCCGCCCACGGGCTGTTCAGCCGGCAGTCGCTCGTCTTCGACCTGCTGATGGTTCCGGCGGTCTTCGCGGGCGCGCTCGGCGGGCGTCGCTTAGTCGAACATATTTCTCCAACCATGTTTGAATGGCTCGTGGTCGCCCTCACTGCCCTGTCCACCTGGTTCCTGTTCCGCTGA
- the ackA gene encoding acetate kinase, translated as MRVLVLNAGSSSLKYQVIRLEDGAEEVLVKGVVERIGAPGGPADHWAAVREALERTGEADAVGHRVVHGGERYREAVLIDREVEGVIEACCALAPLHNPPNLACYRAAKALLSQAPHVAVFDTAFFHTLEPRVFLYGLPLEYYERDHIRRYGFHGTSHRYVSARAAELLGLSPKRCRLITCHLGNGCSICAVDGGRAVDVSLGFTPIEGLIMGTRCGDIDPGVVFHLMRAKGMSVDEVEELFIRRSGLLGLSGRSNDMRDLVEAAAAGDARARLAIDVFCYRAKKYIGAYWAVLGGADAIVFTGGIGENRPEIRAGILEGLERLGRFEVLVVPTHEELLIARDTARVVSGTGTRWTGQ; from the coding sequence ATGCGGGTGCTCGTGTTGAACGCAGGCAGCTCTTCGCTGAAATACCAGGTCATCCGCCTGGAGGACGGCGCCGAGGAGGTGCTGGTGAAGGGTGTGGTGGAGCGGATTGGCGCGCCAGGCGGGCCGGCCGACCACTGGGCGGCGGTCCGGGAGGCCCTGGAGCGGACCGGCGAGGCAGACGCGGTGGGCCACCGCGTGGTGCATGGGGGCGAGAGGTACCGCGAGGCGGTGCTGATCGACAGGGAAGTCGAGGGGGTGATTGAGGCGTGCTGTGCGCTGGCCCCGTTGCACAACCCGCCCAACCTGGCCTGCTACCGTGCGGCGAAGGCGCTGCTGAGCCAGGCGCCGCACGTGGCCGTCTTCGACACGGCCTTCTTCCACACCCTGGAGCCGCGCGTGTTCCTCTACGGGCTGCCGCTCGAATATTACGAGCGCGATCACATCCGCCGCTACGGCTTCCATGGCACCTCGCACCGCTATGTGAGCGCGCGCGCCGCCGAGCTGCTGGGGCTATCGCCGAAGCGGTGCCGGCTGATCACCTGTCATCTGGGCAACGGCTGTTCGATCTGCGCCGTCGATGGCGGCCGCGCGGTGGACGTCTCGCTCGGTTTCACGCCAATTGAAGGGCTCATCATGGGCACTCGGTGCGGCGACATCGACCCGGGCGTCGTCTTCCATCTGATGCGCGCCAAAGGCATGAGCGTGGACGAAGTGGAGGAGCTGTTCATCCGGCGCAGCGGCCTGCTTGGCCTTTCGGGGCGGTCGAATGACATGCGCGATCTCGTCGAGGCGGCCGCCGCCGGCGACGCGCGCGCGCGGCTGGCCATCGACGTCTTCTGCTACCGCGCGAAGAAGTACATCGGGGCCTATTGGGCGGTGCTGGGCGGCGCCGACGCGATCGTGTTCACCGGTGGGATTGGCGAGAACCGGCCGGAGATCCGTGCGGGCATCCTGGAAGGGCTGGAGCGGCTGGGGCGGTTCGAAGTGCTGGTGGTGCCGACCCACGAGGAGCTGCTGATCGCGCGCGACACGGCGCGGGTGGTCAGCGGAACAGGAACCAGGTGGACAGGGCAGTGA